A stretch of Miscanthus floridulus cultivar M001 chromosome 13, ASM1932011v1, whole genome shotgun sequence DNA encodes these proteins:
- the LOC136502125 gene encoding uncharacterized protein, with the protein MVVMGQLGRLVDGIKSRLRAGAGGNKQRGGATRKATAAAGYDKVEKTESMRVEIRSRQARKLIAKNLDAADSIARAGRTRTNKRFFLAFR; encoded by the coding sequence ATGGTGGTGATGGGTCAGCTGGGGCGCCTGGTGGACGGCATCAAGTCCAGGctgcgcgccggcgccggcgggaaCAAGCAGAGGGGCGGCGCGACGAGgaaggcgacggcggcggccgggTACGACAAGGTGGAGAAGACGGAGAGCATGCGGGTGGAGATCCGGAGCCGGCAGGCGCGCAAGCTCATCGCCAAGAACCTCGACGCTGCCGACTCCATCGCACGCGCCGGCCGGACCCGGACCAACAAGCGCTTCTTCCTCGCCTTCCGATGA